TTGCCGGTAGACTTCCGTACTGTGATCATTCTATGTGACATAGAGGGTTTTACTTACGAGGAAATGGCCAAAATCCTTGATATTCCCATCGGAACGGTAAGGTCGAGGCTACACCGCGCGCGTAACCTTTTGAAAGAAAAACTGAAGAGCTATGCAAGCTCTATGGGATATGATTCGTAGGTTGTGAAACTTTTTTTGCAACCTATTCGGTTATAGGGTACAACTGAAACTTATTCCATTATTCCTTATTTCATTTTAAGTAATGAATGCATCCCCAACGACGCCTTCTGTGACAGAAGCTGCGCAAGACAAAGTCATGAAGCACACGTGTGAACATCACGCTCAGTGTATGAAGGTAATTCAGGCTATCCTGGATGATGAAGCGACTGACGCTGAGAAGGAACATTTTCGTGACAATATGGACAAATGCATTCCTTGTATCGAAGCTTACCGGCTGGAAAAATGCATCAAGGATTCACTTAATCACAAGATTGTCAAGAAGCCCTGCCCCGAAAGTATCCTCAATACGATCCTGTCTAAAATAAACAGTTAATCTGTTCGTGTGAAAGGAAAGCTCATCATATTCTCTGCCCCTTCCGGCTCCGGAAAAACCACTATTGTCAGACACCTTTTAAGTAAGTTTAATAATCAGCTTGCATTTTCTGTATCCGCCTGCACACGTGCCAAGCGCGAACACGAGATTGACGGCAAGGATTATTATTTTTTAACGCTCGCTGATTTCCGGCAAAAAATCGCCGACCAGGAATTTGCTGAGTGGGAAGAAGTGTATGCCGGAAACTATTACGGTACATTGAAAGCCGAAATTCAACGGCTCTGGGATGAAGGTAAGCACGTAGTGTTCGACGTGGATGTCAAAGGTGGCTTGAAACTGAAAGAAGCTTACGGAGACAAAGCGCTGGGCGTTTTTGTGAAAGTAACCTCTGAGGATGAGATTAAACGCCGGTTATCCAGACGTGGAACAGAAACAGACGAGACACTTGCCACACGTTTGGCCAAAGTACGGTATGAACAAAGTTTTGAGCATGAATTTGATGAAGTCCTGATCAACGATGAACTGAACAATGCGCTGGAAAGTGCCGAGCTCCTCGTGAAGGAATTTTTAGAATTTTAATTCACTGAGCGATGAAAATTGGTCTATTCTTTGGGTCATTCAACCCCATTCACATCGGGCACCTGATCATAGCCAACACGATGCACGCGACTACCGATCTTGAACAGATCTGGTTCATCGTCAGCCCTCAAAATCCATTTAAAAAAAATAGCGGCCTGCTGCATGAGTTCGACCGTTTCGACCTTGTAGAGCGTGCTATTGCTGACAATCCGGCTTTCAGGGCCAGCGATATGGAATTTCATATGCCCAAGCCGAGCTATACGATTGATACGCTGATACGCATTCAGGAAAAATTCCCGCAGCATGCGTTCAAGCTCATTATGGGAGAAGATAATCTGGCGCAGTTTCCAAACTGGAAGAATTACGAGCAGATTCTGGAATATACAGGGCTGTATGTTTACCCGAGACCAAATTCGAAAAAGCATTTGTTCGGCAACCACGAAGCTGTAAAGTTCGTCGAAGCGCCTCTGCTGGATATTTCTGCTACATTTATCCGTTCTTCTCTCAAAAGCGGAA
This Dyadobacter sp. UC 10 DNA region includes the following protein-coding sequences:
- the gmk gene encoding guanylate kinase, whose product is MKGKLIIFSAPSGSGKTTIVRHLLSKFNNQLAFSVSACTRAKREHEIDGKDYYFLTLADFRQKIADQEFAEWEEVYAGNYYGTLKAEIQRLWDEGKHVVFDVDVKGGLKLKEAYGDKALGVFVKVTSEDEIKRRLSRRGTETDETLATRLAKVRYEQSFEHEFDEVLINDELNNALESAELLVKEFLEF
- the nadD gene encoding nicotinate (nicotinamide) nucleotide adenylyltransferase → MKIGLFFGSFNPIHIGHLIIANTMHATTDLEQIWFIVSPQNPFKKNSGLLHEFDRFDLVERAIADNPAFRASDMEFHMPKPSYTIDTLIRIQEKFPQHAFKLIMGEDNLAQFPNWKNYEQILEYTGLYVYPRPNSKKHLFGNHEAVKFVEAPLLDISATFIRSSLKSGISIKYLVPEQVEQLIRIKKFYL
- a CDS encoding phosphohydrolase — protein: MNASPTTPSVTEAAQDKVMKHTCEHHAQCMKVIQAILDDEATDAEKEHFRDNMDKCIPCIEAYRLEKCIKDSLNHKIVKKPCPESILNTILSKINS